One segment of Streptomyces sp. NBC_01463 DNA contains the following:
- a CDS encoding beta-N-acetylglucosaminidase domain-containing protein yields the protein MTPRPPRLTALAAAAALLAGGLLTTVPSAQAAGGSPAGPSAKARETPAITPTPQSVKNRTDRIVITPTVTLVTGATPDGPTLDVVETALRKAGARHVVRATRPARNGLNVYIGDPGALAAQKLEGPSELPADGYVLGIGADRIVLAGKDATGTFYAAQTLRQVLPQRKQPGGKVAGLAVRDWPGTALRGVIEGFYGTPWSHEARLDQLDYYGEHKMNIYVYSPKDDAYLREKWRDPYPAEQLAQIKELADESVEQHVDFTYALSPGLSVCYSSDEDAEALVAKFQTIWDIGVRTFAVPLDDISYTDWNCDADKAKWGTGGGAAGAAQAYLLNRVNKEFIATHPGAEPLQMVPTEYYDVTPSPYKTALSQQLDPDVVVEWTGVGVVAPTMTVAQADAAREVFGHPILTWDNYPVNDYATDRLLLGPFNGREKGLPGRLAGITANPMIQPYASKLSLYTVADYAWNDAAYDPRTSWGRGLKEYAGGDPRTERALRAFADANYSSALNKEKAPELAAEFARYWKSGDARRLTSVLTDLGAAPARLRSGLPDRGFAEDAGPWLDATEAWASASGTALRMVEAARAGDGARAWELRQQLPAQVEHATSFTYTGLDGRKVPVHVGDGTLDGFVDAATAEYDRILGVSGRPTASTNLGTYQSNTVARVLDGDDSTYFWSDGAPAAGDQLTVDLGEARDIGQVTLAMAKPGSTDDYLHAGVLEYSADGQNWTTLTEFSEKPDVTATVPAGTEARYVRARATAGQGSWVVVREFTVATTDGEITGNPPAAAGSALRSAADGDPGSVYSAARAPEAGESLQVDLVAARPVGSVTVLRPDGPGAAADIQLRGADGSWQTVGALDGPYTRVGTAGRTADAVRLLWSTGSAAPRIAEVVIGK from the coding sequence GTGACGCCTCGCCCACCCCGCCTCACCGCACTCGCCGCGGCGGCCGCTCTGCTCGCCGGCGGTCTGCTGACCACCGTGCCGTCCGCCCAGGCGGCCGGTGGCAGCCCGGCCGGCCCCTCGGCCAAGGCCCGGGAAACCCCGGCCATCACCCCGACCCCGCAGTCCGTGAAGAACCGGACGGACCGGATCGTGATCACTCCCACCGTCACCCTGGTCACCGGGGCGACGCCCGACGGGCCGACGCTCGACGTGGTGGAGACGGCCCTGCGCAAGGCCGGCGCACGGCACGTCGTCCGCGCCACACGGCCGGCCCGCAACGGCCTGAACGTCTACATCGGCGACCCCGGCGCCCTCGCCGCCCAGAAGCTCGAAGGGCCGTCGGAGCTGCCCGCCGACGGATACGTCCTCGGTATCGGGGCGGACCGCATCGTCCTCGCGGGCAAGGACGCCACCGGCACCTTCTACGCCGCCCAGACCCTGCGCCAGGTGCTGCCGCAGCGGAAGCAGCCGGGCGGCAAGGTCGCCGGACTCGCGGTGCGCGACTGGCCGGGAACCGCGCTGCGCGGTGTCATCGAGGGCTTCTACGGCACTCCGTGGTCCCACGAGGCCCGCCTCGACCAGCTGGACTACTACGGCGAGCACAAGATGAACATCTACGTGTACTCGCCCAAGGACGACGCCTACCTCCGCGAGAAGTGGCGTGATCCCTACCCCGCCGAGCAGCTGGCCCAGATCAAGGAGCTCGCGGACGAGTCGGTCGAGCAGCACGTCGACTTCACCTACGCGCTCTCGCCCGGTCTTTCGGTCTGCTACAGCTCCGACGAGGACGCCGAGGCGCTCGTGGCCAAGTTCCAGACGATCTGGGACATCGGCGTCCGCACCTTCGCCGTGCCGCTGGACGACATCAGCTACACCGACTGGAACTGCGACGCCGACAAGGCGAAGTGGGGGACCGGCGGCGGTGCGGCCGGCGCCGCGCAGGCGTACCTGCTGAACCGGGTCAACAAGGAGTTCATCGCCACCCATCCCGGTGCCGAACCGCTCCAGATGGTGCCCACCGAGTACTACGACGTGACCCCGTCCCCGTACAAGACGGCTCTCTCCCAGCAGCTGGACCCGGACGTGGTCGTCGAGTGGACCGGTGTCGGAGTGGTCGCCCCGACCATGACGGTCGCTCAGGCCGACGCCGCCCGCGAGGTGTTCGGGCACCCGATCCTGACCTGGGACAACTACCCGGTCAACGACTACGCGACCGACCGCCTGCTGCTCGGTCCGTTCAACGGCCGCGAGAAGGGGCTCCCCGGCCGGCTGGCCGGGATCACCGCCAACCCGATGATCCAGCCGTACGCCTCGAAGCTGTCGCTGTACACCGTCGCGGACTACGCCTGGAACGACGCGGCGTACGACCCGCGCACCTCGTGGGGGAGGGGGCTCAAGGAGTACGCGGGCGGCGACCCGCGTACGGAGCGGGCGCTGCGCGCCTTCGCCGACGCCAACTACAGCTCGGCGCTCAACAAGGAAAAGGCGCCGGAACTCGCCGCGGAGTTCGCCCGGTACTGGAAGTCCGGTGACGCCAGGCGCCTCACCTCGGTGCTCACCGACCTGGGCGCCGCCCCGGCCCGGCTGCGGTCCGGCCTTCCGGACCGGGGCTTCGCCGAGGACGCCGGCCCCTGGCTGGACGCCACCGAGGCCTGGGCCTCCGCGTCGGGCACCGCCCTGCGCATGGTCGAGGCGGCCAGGGCCGGGGACGGCGCCCGGGCCTGGGAGCTCCGTCAGCAACTGCCCGCACAGGTCGAGCACGCCACGTCGTTCACGTACACCGGTCTGGACGGCCGCAAGGTGCCGGTCCACGTCGGTGACGGGACGCTGGACGGGTTCGTCGACGCGGCCACCGCCGAGTACGACCGGATCCTCGGCGTGAGCGGCCGGCCCACCGCGTCGACGAACCTCGGCACCTACCAGAGCAACACCGTCGCCCGCGTCCTCGACGGCGACGACTCCACCTACTTCTGGAGCGACGGGGCACCCGCCGCGGGCGACCAGCTCACCGTCGACCTCGGCGAGGCCAGGGACATCGGCCAGGTCACCCTCGCCATGGCCAAGCCGGGCAGCACGGACGACTACCTCCACGCGGGGGTGCTGGAGTACTCGGCGGACGGGCAGAACTGGACCACGCTCACCGAGTTCTCCGAGAAGCCGGACGTCACCGCGACCGTGCCCGCCGGCACCGAGGCCCGCTATGTCCGGGCCCGCGCGACCGCCGGACAGGGCAGCTGGGTCGTCGTCCGCGAGTTCACCGTCGCGACCACGGACGGTGAGATCACGGGCAACCCGCCCGCCGCCGCCGGATCCGCGCTGCGCTCGGCCGCCGACGGCGACCCGGGCAGCGTGTACAGCGCCGCGCGGGCACCCGAGGCCGGCGAATCGCTCCAGGTGGATCTCGTCGCCGCGCGCCCGGTCGGCTCCGTCACGGTTCTCCGGCCGGACGGTCCCGGGGCGGCGGCCGACATCCAGCTGCGGGGCGCGGACGGGAGCTGGCAGACCGTCGGCGCGCTCGACGGCCCGTACACGCGGGTCGGCACGGCCGGCCGGACCGCCGACGCGGTGCGTCTCCTCTGGAGCACCGGCTCGGCGGCGCCCCGGATCGCGGAGGTCGTGATCGGGAAGTAG
- a CDS encoding SDR family oxidoreductase has protein sequence MTESVHTRGLPAPPPLGASALPAGTYDGSVVLVTGGGSGLGKAIAAEFARLGADLVIVGRNPGRLAAAREELAALTGGRVLTVPGDIRDPERITEIFDAAEAETGPPDVLVNNAAANFPSPAEDLSPNAWRAVLDITLTGTWFMTREFGRRHLAAGTAGSIICVGASYAWTGGPGYAHSAAAKAGVKNLVETLAVEWGPYGIRVNGLVPGLMPHEDMHENIRANLDRAGAEDGGARELDGRQPALRVGLPRELGWAATFLASPYAAFVSGHSLVVDGANWQRRSLVTPPVVPVREQLGRGPFTLPDGDGPPPGSRGDGVAEGP, from the coding sequence ATGACGGAGAGCGTGCACACCCGCGGACTCCCCGCTCCGCCCCCCTTGGGCGCGAGCGCGTTACCGGCCGGCACGTACGACGGGAGCGTCGTCCTGGTGACCGGCGGCGGCTCGGGGCTCGGCAAGGCGATCGCGGCCGAGTTCGCCCGGCTGGGGGCGGACCTGGTGATCGTCGGCCGGAACCCCGGACGGCTGGCCGCCGCCCGGGAGGAGCTGGCAGCGCTGACCGGCGGTCGCGTCCTGACCGTCCCGGGCGACATCCGGGACCCGGAGAGGATCACGGAGATCTTCGACGCCGCCGAGGCGGAGACGGGTCCGCCCGACGTGCTCGTCAACAACGCGGCGGCCAACTTCCCCTCACCCGCGGAGGATCTGTCACCGAACGCCTGGCGGGCGGTGCTCGACATCACGCTGACCGGCACCTGGTTCATGACCCGGGAGTTCGGGCGGCGCCATCTGGCGGCCGGGACCGCGGGGTCGATCATCTGCGTCGGCGCCTCGTACGCGTGGACGGGCGGTCCCGGGTACGCCCACTCGGCGGCCGCGAAGGCCGGCGTGAAGAACCTGGTCGAGACCCTTGCCGTGGAGTGGGGTCCGTACGGGATCCGCGTCAACGGGCTGGTGCCCGGGCTGATGCCGCACGAGGACATGCACGAGAACATCCGCGCCAACCTGGACCGGGCCGGGGCGGAGGACGGCGGGGCCCGGGAGCTGGACGGGCGGCAGCCCGCGCTCCGGGTGGGACTGCCCCGCGAGCTGGGCTGGGCGGCGACGTTCCTGGCCTCGCCGTACGCCGCGTTCGTCTCCGGTCATTCGCTGGTGGTCGACGGGGCGAACTGGCAGCGGCGCTCGCTGGTGACCCCGCCCGTGGTACCGGTGCGCGAGCAGCTGGGCCGCGGCCCGTTCACCCTGCCCGACGGTGACGGGCCCCCGCCGGGCAGCCGAGGGGATGGCGTCGCGGAGGGTCCGTGA
- a CDS encoding enoyl-CoA hydratase/isomerase family protein produces the protein MEGAAVLDTLDHDIPPGQERITLRTENGVGVLTLCRPDQLNGWSWESSRQLGIMADRLRFDDSVRAVLLRGEGRAFCAGIDVTAPGGGITGRSPAERTQRYYEGIRWAHERFAAFAGLPQPVIAAVQGYCLGFGFELALMADIRIAADDAVFALPEAGIGVAVDAGGDMRIAREAGAGWAKYLALTGRRIDAATAERIGLLQAVTPPGELERTARSVAEAVAGNAPLAVRHIKRSVDAFADAGLGEALDRTALAAALTLTSQDAAEGYAAKAARRPAHFEGT, from the coding sequence ATGGAAGGGGCGGCGGTGCTCGACACGCTCGACCACGACATCCCACCGGGCCAGGAGCGGATCACGCTCCGGACCGAGAACGGCGTCGGTGTGCTGACGCTCTGCCGGCCGGACCAGCTCAACGGCTGGAGCTGGGAGTCCAGCCGGCAGCTCGGCATCATGGCCGACCGGCTGCGGTTCGACGACTCGGTCCGGGCGGTCCTGCTGAGGGGCGAGGGCCGGGCCTTCTGCGCCGGGATCGATGTCACCGCGCCCGGGGGCGGCATCACGGGCCGTTCGCCCGCCGAGCGGACCCAGCGCTACTACGAGGGCATCCGCTGGGCGCACGAGCGCTTCGCCGCGTTCGCCGGGCTGCCGCAGCCGGTGATCGCCGCCGTACAGGGCTACTGCCTCGGCTTCGGCTTCGAACTCGCCCTCATGGCGGACATCCGGATCGCCGCGGACGACGCCGTGTTCGCGCTGCCGGAGGCCGGGATCGGGGTGGCGGTCGACGCGGGCGGTGACATGCGGATCGCCCGGGAGGCGGGCGCGGGCTGGGCGAAGTACCTGGCCCTGACCGGCCGCCGGATCGACGCGGCGACGGCCGAGCGGATCGGACTGCTCCAGGCCGTCACACCGCCCGGTGAGCTGGAGCGCACCGCACGGTCCGTGGCCGAGGCCGTGGCGGGCAACGCGCCGCTTGCCGTGCGCCACATCAAGCGTTCCGTCGACGCCTTCGCGGATGCGGGGCTCGGCGAGGCGCTCGACCGTACGGCCCTGGCCGCGGCGCTCACCCTCACCTCGCAGGACGCGGCCGAGGGCTATGCCGCCAAGGCGGCCCGCCGCCCGGCGCACTTCGAGGGAACCTGA
- a CDS encoding PIG-L family deacetylase — MTEQLKPMPADWQRALAVVAHPDDLEYGCAAAVAGWTDGGRDVTYLLATRGEAGIDTLEPERCAPLREQEQRASAAVVGVPRVEFLDHRDGVIEYGTGLRRDIAAAIRRHRPELVITLNHRDTWGGVAWNTPDHRAVGRATLDAAGDAGNRWIFPELTGQGLEPWDGVRWVAVAGSSTPTHAVDATEGLERSVQSLLAHRTYIEVLTDEDPEAYCRTFLTGNAQASAERFGGRPAVTFELFAR; from the coding sequence ATGACCGAGCAGCTGAAGCCCATGCCCGCCGACTGGCAGCGCGCCCTCGCCGTCGTCGCCCACCCCGACGACCTGGAGTACGGCTGCGCGGCGGCCGTCGCCGGCTGGACCGACGGCGGGCGTGACGTCACCTATCTCCTGGCCACCCGGGGCGAGGCCGGGATCGACACGCTCGAACCGGAGCGGTGCGCACCGCTGCGCGAACAGGAGCAGCGCGCGAGCGCGGCCGTCGTCGGGGTCCCGCGGGTGGAGTTCCTGGACCACCGGGACGGGGTGATCGAGTACGGCACCGGCCTGCGCCGCGACATCGCGGCGGCCATCCGCCGGCACCGGCCCGAGCTGGTGATCACACTCAACCACCGGGACACCTGGGGCGGCGTCGCCTGGAACACCCCCGACCACCGCGCGGTCGGCCGGGCCACCCTGGACGCCGCCGGTGACGCCGGGAACCGCTGGATCTTCCCGGAGCTGACCGGGCAGGGGCTCGAACCGTGGGACGGCGTGCGGTGGGTGGCCGTCGCCGGATCGTCCACGCCCACCCACGCGGTCGACGCGACCGAAGGCCTCGAACGCTCCGTGCAGTCGCTCCTGGCGCACCGCACGTACATCGAGGTCCTCACCGACGAGGATCCCGAGGCGTACTGCCGCACCTTCCTGACGGGCAACGCGCAGGCGTCCGCGGAGCGGTTCGGCGGCCGGCCGGCCGTCACCTTCGAGCTCTTCGCGCGCTGA
- a CDS encoding metal-sensitive transcriptional regulator, whose amino-acid sequence MAADELKSVLNRLRRAQGQLTGIIRMIEEGRDCEDVITQMAAVSRALDRAGFAIIATGLQHCLADGGTDPADRDQMRARLEKLFLSLA is encoded by the coding sequence ATGGCCGCCGATGAGCTCAAATCGGTGCTCAATCGTCTGCGCCGCGCACAGGGTCAGCTGACCGGAATCATCAGGATGATCGAGGAGGGGCGGGACTGCGAGGACGTCATCACGCAGATGGCGGCCGTTTCGCGCGCCCTGGACCGGGCCGGCTTCGCGATCATCGCGACCGGACTGCAGCACTGCCTGGCCGACGGCGGCACCGATCCCGCGGACCGGGACCAGATGCGCGCCCGGCTGGAGAAACTCTTCCTCTCGCTCGCCTGA
- a CDS encoding rhodanese-like domain-containing protein produces MTSPVSLSPAQAAARLAEFTVIDVRAPGEYAAGHVPGALNIPLDRLSEAVPALKSASARGALLVVCASGVRSTRACDILSAADIDAATLSGGTSAWEGEGHGLDRPDGARGTWPMERQVRLAAGSLVVAGLLAGVRYPAARWLSAGIGSGLVFSAVTNTCGMAAVLSKLPHNRAPHSASNLDATLDALQG; encoded by the coding sequence GTGACCAGCCCCGTATCCCTCTCCCCCGCCCAGGCCGCCGCCCGTCTCGCGGAGTTCACCGTGATCGATGTGCGCGCCCCCGGCGAGTACGCCGCCGGGCACGTCCCCGGCGCTCTGAACATCCCGCTCGACCGGCTCTCCGAGGCGGTGCCCGCCCTCAAGTCCGCCTCGGCCCGCGGCGCCCTGCTGGTGGTGTGCGCCTCCGGCGTCCGCTCCACCCGGGCCTGCGACATCCTGTCCGCGGCGGACATCGACGCCGCCACGCTCTCCGGCGGCACCTCCGCGTGGGAGGGCGAGGGCCATGGCCTCGACCGCCCGGACGGTGCGCGGGGCACCTGGCCGATGGAGCGCCAGGTGCGGCTCGCGGCCGGCTCCCTCGTGGTGGCCGGTCTGCTGGCGGGTGTGCGCTACCCGGCCGCGCGCTGGCTGTCCGCCGGCATCGGCTCCGGTCTCGTCTTCTCCGCGGTGACCAACACCTGCGGCATGGCGGCTGTCCTGTCGAAGCTCCCGCACAACCGTGCGCCGCACTCGGCGTCGAACCTCGACGCGACGCTCGACGCCCTCCAGGGCTGA
- a CDS encoding alpha/beta hydrolase: MNSYRQPGLVLTDRHFTVPLDHTDPGGEQIEVFGREVVAASRAAEQLPWLVYLEGGPGFGARRFTGAEAWLGRAVREFRVLLLDQRGTGLSTPANRQTLPLRGGPREQADYLAHFRSDSIVRDCELIRPQLTGGAPWTVLGQSFGGFCAVRYLSAAPEGLDAVLITGGLPSLDAHADDVYRAAYPRIERKVAAHYARYPQDVGRAREITAHLTEHRPESGGHRLTPEGFQSLGILLGGGSGSHQLHYLLENAFVATPHGTELSDTFQEAMRSAGSFAGHPLYALLHEAIYGQDERPTGWAAERVRAEFPQFDAAAALKGDGPVLFTGESIHPWHFEVDPALRPLRETAELLATRGDWEPLYDTERLAANEVPVAAAVYHDDMYVDTAHALRTAGAIRGLRTWVTDEFEHDGLRAGGPRVLDRLLALVREEV, encoded by the coding sequence TTGAACAGCTACCGCCAGCCCGGCCTCGTCCTCACCGACCGTCACTTCACCGTGCCGCTCGACCACACCGACCCCGGCGGTGAGCAGATCGAGGTCTTCGGCCGCGAGGTGGTGGCCGCCTCCCGGGCCGCCGAGCAGCTGCCGTGGCTGGTGTACCTGGAGGGCGGCCCCGGATTCGGCGCCCGGCGCTTCACCGGCGCGGAGGCGTGGCTGGGGCGGGCGGTGCGGGAGTTCCGGGTGCTGCTCCTGGACCAGCGCGGCACCGGACTGTCCACCCCGGCCAACCGGCAGACCCTGCCGCTGCGCGGCGGACCGCGCGAGCAGGCCGACTACCTCGCGCACTTCCGGTCCGACAGCATCGTGCGCGACTGCGAACTGATCCGTCCGCAGCTGACCGGCGGCGCGCCCTGGACCGTCCTCGGCCAGTCATTCGGCGGCTTCTGCGCGGTCCGCTATCTGTCGGCCGCGCCCGAAGGCCTCGACGCCGTGCTGATCACCGGTGGCCTGCCCTCCCTCGACGCCCACGCGGACGACGTCTACCGGGCCGCGTACCCGAGGATCGAGCGGAAGGTCGCCGCGCACTACGCCCGCTACCCGCAGGACGTCGGGCGCGCCCGGGAGATCACCGCTCACCTCACGGAGCACCGCCCCGAGAGCGGCGGCCACCGGCTGACGCCCGAGGGGTTCCAGTCCCTCGGCATCCTGCTCGGCGGGGGCAGCGGCAGCCACCAGCTGCACTACCTGCTGGAGAACGCCTTCGTCGCCACCCCGCACGGCACCGAGCTCTCCGACACCTTCCAGGAGGCCATGCGCTCGGCCGGCTCGTTCGCGGGTCACCCGCTGTACGCGCTCCTGCACGAGGCCATCTACGGCCAGGACGAGCGCCCCACCGGCTGGGCCGCCGAACGGGTCCGTGCCGAGTTCCCGCAGTTCGACGCGGCGGCCGCCCTGAAGGGCGACGGCCCGGTGCTGTTCACCGGCGAGAGCATCCACCCCTGGCACTTCGAGGTCGACCCGGCGCTGCGCCCGCTGCGCGAGACGGCCGAACTGCTCGCCACCCGCGGCGACTGGGAGCCGTTGTACGACACCGAGCGGCTGGCCGCCAACGAGGTTCCGGTGGCCGCCGCCGTCTACCACGACGACATGTACGTCGACACCGCGCACGCGCTGCGGACCGCCGGTGCGATCCGCGGGCTGCGCACCTGGGTGACCGACGAGTTCGAGCACGACGGACTGCGCGCGGGCGGGCCGCGCGTGCTGGACCGGCTGCTCGCGCTGGTCCGCGAGGAGGTCTGA
- a CDS encoding betaine/proline/choline family ABC transporter ATP-binding protein (Members of the family are the ATP-binding subunit of ABC transporters for substrates such as betaine, L-proline or other amino acids, choline, carnitine, etc. The substrate specificity is best determined from the substrate-binding subunit, rather than this subunit, as it interacts with the permease subunit and not with substrate directly.): MIRFEQVGKVYPDGTTAVHELSFEVAEGELVTLVGPSGCGKTTTMMMVNRLIEPTSGRILVDGEDISKTDPVKLRRRIGYVIQQVGLFPHRTVLDNTATVPALVGWKRSRARARAAELLDLVGLDPGTYGSRYPAQLSGGQRQRVGVARALAADPPVLLMDEPFGAVDPVVRERLQNEFLSLQATVRKTVLMVTHDIEEAVRMGDRIAVYGEGRIEQFDRPGTVLGSPATPYVAQFVGADRGLKRLSVTTIEPHDLEEPPVARLDERADAAAARLGTAGSRWAVVLNGDGELHGWVSADALRIAGEHGTVAELARRMDAWVPVGAPLKQAFSEMLQHDAGWVAVLDGARFLGVLTPAKLHEALRRSVDADAQGVGRDEVQFDSVADA; the protein is encoded by the coding sequence ATGATCCGGTTCGAGCAGGTCGGCAAGGTCTATCCGGACGGCACGACCGCGGTCCACGAGCTGTCCTTCGAGGTCGCCGAGGGGGAACTGGTCACCCTGGTCGGCCCTTCGGGCTGCGGCAAGACCACCACGATGATGATGGTGAACCGGCTGATCGAGCCGACCTCGGGCCGGATCCTGGTGGACGGCGAGGACATCTCGAAGACCGACCCGGTGAAGCTGCGGCGCCGCATCGGCTACGTCATCCAGCAGGTGGGTCTCTTCCCGCACCGGACGGTCCTCGACAACACCGCGACGGTCCCGGCCCTCGTCGGCTGGAAGCGGTCCCGGGCCCGGGCGCGCGCGGCCGAGCTGCTGGATCTGGTGGGCCTGGACCCCGGGACGTACGGCTCCCGCTATCCCGCCCAGCTCTCCGGCGGCCAGCGTCAGCGCGTCGGGGTGGCCCGCGCGTTGGCCGCGGACCCGCCGGTGCTGCTGATGGACGAACCGTTCGGCGCGGTGGACCCGGTCGTCCGGGAGCGGCTGCAGAACGAGTTCCTGAGCCTGCAGGCCACGGTCAGGAAAACGGTCCTGATGGTCACCCACGACATCGAGGAGGCGGTGCGGATGGGCGACCGGATCGCGGTGTACGGGGAGGGGCGCATCGAGCAGTTCGACCGGCCGGGAACGGTGCTCGGCTCCCCCGCGACCCCGTACGTGGCCCAGTTCGTCGGCGCCGACCGCGGGCTGAAGAGGCTCTCCGTCACGACGATCGAACCCCACGACCTGGAGGAGCCGCCGGTGGCCCGGCTCGACGAGCGGGCCGATGCGGCGGCCGCCCGGCTCGGCACCGCCGGCTCGCGGTGGGCGGTGGTGCTCAACGGGGACGGCGAGCTCCACGGCTGGGTGTCGGCGGACGCGCTGCGGATCGCCGGGGAGCACGGGACGGTGGCTGAACTGGCCCGCCGGATGGACGCGTGGGTGCCGGTGGGCGCCCCGCTCAAGCAGGCGTTCAGCGAGATGCTCCAGCACGACGCCGGGTGGGTGGCGGTGCTGGACGGGGCGCGCTTCCTCGGAGTGCTGACCCCGGCGAAGCTCCATGAGGCGCTGCGGCGCTCGGTGGACGCGGACGCGCAGGGTGTGGGACGCGACGAGGTGCAGTTCGACTCGGTGGCGGATGCCTGA
- a CDS encoding LysE family translocator encodes MTAVLVAGLLAGYGIAMPVGAVATYLAALTTRTSLRTGAFAALGVATADGLYALIAVAGGATLTPVIAPVMRPFRWASAAVLVALAVRGALTAYRAHRSGTAASRVDSAQLTPVRAYFTLLALTLMNPMTVVYFAALVLGSEAVAASAPAHRVVFVLAAFAASASWQLLVAGGGALLGRALTGSRGRLVTALASSTLITVLAVRLLLPSP; translated from the coding sequence ATGACCGCCGTCCTGGTCGCGGGACTGCTCGCCGGATACGGCATCGCCATGCCCGTCGGAGCCGTCGCGACCTACCTCGCCGCCCTCACCACCCGCACCTCGCTCAGGACCGGTGCGTTCGCCGCGCTCGGAGTGGCGACCGCGGACGGGCTCTACGCGCTGATCGCCGTCGCGGGCGGAGCGACGCTCACCCCCGTCATCGCACCGGTGATGCGCCCCTTCCGCTGGGCCTCCGCCGCCGTCCTCGTCGCCCTCGCGGTCCGCGGCGCGCTCACCGCGTACCGCGCGCACCGGAGCGGCACCGCGGCATCGCGCGTCGACAGCGCGCAGCTCACCCCCGTGCGGGCCTACTTCACGCTGCTCGCGCTCACCCTGATGAACCCGATGACCGTCGTCTACTTCGCGGCCCTGGTCCTCGGCAGCGAGGCGGTCGCCGCCTCGGCCCCCGCGCACCGGGTGGTGTTCGTGCTCGCGGCCTTCGCCGCCTCGGCCAGTTGGCAGCTGCTCGTCGCGGGCGGCGGAGCGCTGCTGGGCCGCGCGCTGACCGGCAGCCGGGGGCGGCTCGTCACCGCGTTGGCCTCCAGCACCCTGATCACCGTGCTGGCCGTCCGCCTCCTGCTCCCGTCACCCTGA
- a CDS encoding Gfo/Idh/MocA family oxidoreductase produces MFVTSSQASPSRPVRVAIVGTGAIARGSHLPALRALAAEQPLEIVAAVDVDAASAASFCAEAGAGRPYSDLGRMLAEERPDLVTIGTPPRFHRDQTIAALRAGAWVWCEKPPCPSLEDFDAIEAAEGPAGGPYAAIVFQHRFGSGSDHVRALLAERAMGRPLVAHCQTTWYRDEAYYSVPWRGRWSTEGGGPAMGHGIHQMDLLLDLLGPWSEIRAMAGRLVHDVETEDVSTALVRFESGAMATVVNSVLSPDEVSRIRIDCERATVELTHLYGHRNADWRVTPAPGVAPGLAAAWQDFGADVPSSHEAQLRGLLADLRAGRRPRSSGADGRTSLELVAALYKAAFTGNTVRAGEIGPGDPYYSALHGNATGWAPEPAEATA; encoded by the coding sequence GTGTTTGTCACGTCCAGCCAGGCTTCCCCCAGCAGGCCGGTCCGGGTCGCGATCGTCGGGACCGGCGCGATCGCGCGCGGCAGCCATCTGCCCGCCCTGCGCGCGCTGGCCGCCGAACAGCCCCTGGAGATCGTCGCGGCGGTGGATGTGGACGCCGCCTCCGCGGCGTCGTTCTGCGCCGAGGCCGGCGCCGGCCGGCCGTACTCGGATCTCGGCCGGATGCTCGCCGAGGAGCGCCCCGACCTGGTCACGATCGGCACTCCGCCCCGCTTCCACCGCGACCAGACCATCGCCGCCCTGCGGGCCGGGGCCTGGGTGTGGTGCGAGAAGCCCCCGTGCCCCTCGCTGGAGGACTTCGACGCCATCGAGGCGGCGGAGGGGCCGGCCGGCGGCCCGTATGCAGCGATCGTGTTCCAGCACCGGTTCGGGTCCGGTTCGGACCATGTCCGGGCGCTGCTGGCCGAGCGGGCGATGGGGCGGCCCCTGGTCGCGCACTGCCAGACCACCTGGTACCGGGACGAGGCCTACTACTCCGTGCCGTGGCGCGGGCGTTGGAGCACGGAGGGCGGCGGCCCCGCGATGGGCCACGGCATCCACCAGATGGATCTGCTGCTCGATCTGCTCGGCCCGTGGTCGGAGATCCGCGCGATGGCGGGGCGGCTGGTGCACGACGTCGAGACGGAGGACGTCTCCACGGCACTGGTCCGCTTCGAGAGCGGCGCCATGGCCACGGTCGTCAACAGCGTCCTCAGCCCGGACGAGGTGAGCCGGATCCGGATCGACTGCGAGCGGGCCACGGTCGAGCTCACCCATCTGTACGGCCATCGCAACGCGGACTGGCGCGTCACCCCCGCCCCCGGCGTCGCGCCCGGACTGGCCGCCGCCTGGCAGGACTTCGGCGCCGATGTGCCCAGCTCCCACGAGGCGCAACTGCGTGGTCTGCTCGCCGATCTGCGGGCGGGACGCCGGCCGCGCAGCAGCGGCGCCGACGGCCGCACCAGCCTGGAGCTGGTGGCCGCGCTCTACAAGGCGGCCTTCACCGGGAACACCGTCCGGGCCGGCGAGATCGGCCCCGGCGACCCGTACTACAGCGCCCTGCACGGCAACGCCACCGGCTGGGCGCCCGAACCGGCGGAGGCGACCGCCTGA